In Bacillus toyonensis BCT-7112, a single window of DNA contains:
- the pulA gene encoding type I pullulanase, producing the protein MRITKRLINKSVLLLTIIVMLSSVFSFQNVKAVSNLKTTEIIVHYKEQSGNTKDWNLWMWGENANGKSYEFTGEDEFGKYAKIKIDGDYNRVGFIIRTNEWEKDGGDRWIENIKDGRAEVWILSGDEKVYNSKPSSDLTIQKATIDSFNEITVTTNVPFNIKEQKIEIEGIKIKEINPFDKNGGDITNKVKIITEQKIDLKQTYKVKIENLAYTNTEIGKVIRSEEFDKLFYYSGNDLGNIYSPQHTKFRVWAPTASEAKLVTYKKWNDKIGTEINMQQGEKGTWKAEIKGNQKGLFYTYKVKIGDKWTEAVDPYVRAASVNGDKGVVIDLNETNPKKWKANKKPEFKKPEDAIIYELHVRDLSIQPESGIKQKGKYLGVTEKGTKGPEGVKTGLDHMKDLGVTHVQFLPIFDYASVNEETLNEPQYNWGYDPKNFNVPEGSYSTNPYEPTVRITELKQMIQVLHDNNLRVVMDVVYNHMYNAAESNFHKLVPGYYYRYNEDGTFANGTGVGNDTASERKMMRKFMVDSVTYWAKEYNLDGFRFDLMGIHDYETMNEIRKAVDQIDPSIILHGEGWDLNTPLAAELKANQKNAEKMKGIAHFNDNIRDGLKGSVFEEKENGFVNGKQNMEDRIKKGITAGIDYDTNSSTYQDPEQVLTYVEAHDNHTLWDKLELTNPGDSAEVRKQMHKLSSSILLTSQGIPFLHAGQEFMRTKYGDHNSYKSPDSINQMDWLRRAAYNNEVDYMKGLIDLRKKYPAFRMTSTEQIKKHISFIDAPKNVIAYSIDGKGNGNKNENFMVAHNANRESVDITLPSKGPWKVLVDGKQAGSKTLYVVHNNKIKVPALSSFVLKTAKPIK; encoded by the coding sequence GTGCGAATAACAAAAAGATTAATTAACAAATCAGTTTTATTACTTACTATAATCGTTATGTTATCATCTGTTTTCTCTTTTCAGAATGTGAAGGCAGTTTCAAATTTAAAAACAACTGAAATTATCGTTCATTACAAAGAGCAGTCTGGAAACACAAAAGACTGGAATCTTTGGATGTGGGGAGAAAATGCAAATGGTAAATCATATGAATTTACTGGTGAAGATGAATTTGGAAAGTACGCAAAGATTAAAATAGATGGTGACTATAATCGTGTAGGATTTATTATTCGTACGAATGAGTGGGAAAAAGATGGTGGCGATCGTTGGATTGAAAATATAAAGGACGGTCGTGCTGAAGTATGGATTCTTTCGGGTGATGAAAAAGTATATAACTCTAAGCCTTCTTCAGATCTCACAATTCAAAAAGCTACTATTGATAGTTTTAATGAAATCACTGTAACGACTAATGTTCCTTTTAATATTAAGGAACAGAAAATTGAAATTGAGGGCATTAAAATTAAGGAAATTAATCCTTTTGATAAAAATGGTGGAGATATTACTAATAAGGTGAAAATAATTACAGAACAGAAAATTGATTTAAAACAGACATACAAAGTTAAAATAGAAAACTTAGCTTATACGAATACTGAAATCGGTAAAGTCATTCGTAGCGAAGAGTTTGATAAATTATTTTATTATAGTGGTAACGATCTAGGGAATATATATTCCCCGCAACATACAAAATTCCGTGTATGGGCTCCTACTGCGAGTGAAGCAAAGTTAGTTACATATAAAAAATGGAACGATAAAATAGGTACTGAAATAAACATGCAACAAGGTGAAAAGGGAACTTGGAAAGCAGAAATTAAAGGGAACCAAAAAGGTCTCTTTTATACGTATAAGGTGAAAATTGGGGATAAATGGACTGAAGCAGTTGATCCATATGTGCGTGCTGCTTCTGTAAATGGAGATAAAGGTGTAGTCATTGATTTAAACGAAACAAATCCGAAAAAATGGAAAGCAAATAAAAAACCGGAATTTAAAAAACCGGAAGATGCTATTATTTATGAATTGCATGTACGCGATCTTTCCATCCAACCTGAAAGTGGCATTAAACAGAAAGGAAAATATTTAGGGGTAACAGAAAAAGGAACAAAAGGGCCTGAAGGTGTAAAAACAGGACTTGATCATATGAAAGATCTTGGTGTTACGCACGTTCAGTTTTTACCGATATTTGATTATGCATCAGTCAATGAAGAAACTTTAAATGAACCACAATACAACTGGGGATATGACCCGAAAAACTTCAACGTCCCAGAGGGCTCCTATTCTACAAATCCATATGAGCCGACTGTTCGAATAACTGAATTAAAGCAAATGATTCAAGTGCTACATGATAATAATCTTCGTGTTGTAATGGATGTAGTATATAACCATATGTATAATGCGGCTGAATCTAATTTTCATAAGTTAGTTCCAGGTTATTATTACCGATACAATGAAGATGGAACATTTGCAAATGGAACTGGAGTAGGAAATGATACTGCTTCAGAACGAAAAATGATGAGGAAGTTTATGGTTGATTCTGTCACATATTGGGCAAAAGAATACAATTTAGATGGATTCCGTTTTGATTTAATGGGCATTCATGATTATGAAACAATGAATGAGATACGTAAAGCTGTTGATCAAATTGACCCTTCCATTATACTGCATGGAGAAGGCTGGGATTTAAATACACCTCTTGCAGCTGAGTTGAAAGCAAATCAAAAAAACGCGGAGAAAATGAAAGGGATTGCTCATTTTAACGATAATATACGTGATGGATTGAAAGGTAGTGTATTTGAAGAGAAAGAAAATGGTTTTGTAAATGGAAAGCAAAACATGGAAGACCGTATTAAAAAAGGCATTACAGCAGGCATTGACTATGATACAAATTCGTCTACCTATCAAGATCCGGAACAGGTATTAACTTATGTGGAAGCTCATGACAATCATACATTATGGGATAAACTTGAGTTAACTAATCCAGGTGACAGTGCAGAAGTGCGAAAACAAATGCACAAATTGTCTTCTTCAATTTTATTAACATCACAAGGAATTCCATTTTTACATGCAGGGCAAGAGTTTATGCGCACGAAATATGGTGATCATAACAGTTACAAATCTCCTGATTCAATTAACCAGATGGATTGGTTACGCCGTGCAGCATATAATAATGAAGTAGATTATATGAAGGGCTTAATAGATTTACGCAAAAAGTACCCAGCTTTTCGAATGACATCTACTGAGCAAATTAAAAAGCATATATCATTTATAGATGCTCCCAAAAATGTTATAGCTTATTCAATAGATGGAAAGGGCAATGGGAATAAAAATGAAAACTTTATGGTGGCTCACAATGCAAATAGAGAATCCGTTGACATAACTTTGCCATCGAAAGGTCCTTGGAAAGTACTAGTAGATGGTAAGCAGGCAGGTAGTAAAACACTTTATGTTGTCCATAATAATAAAATTAAAGTTCCTGCATTAAGTTCATTCGTTTTAAAAACAGCGAAACCGATTAAATAA
- a CDS encoding M4 family metallopeptidase, translating into MKNTKTLTKVALTTGLALTAVAPYGIGHAEETDQLQVQIQEESFRSGELTQPSQKAPENVVKDALKEKTEQALSQKQVNGETGVDYKVLQKRDSYDGTTLVRIQQTYEGKEVYGHQLTAHVDNKGVIKSVSGDSAQNLKQEELKKTINLSKDEAKQYIFTKYGNDIKFISEPEIKEVIFVDENNGQASNAYQVTFEAATPNYVSGTYLVNAQNGNMLKNMVQESNLKASEKLVGALKESKKSSLTSLTGTGKDDLGISRSFGISKQSNGKYALADYTRGQGIETYDVNYKDITKEESYYPGTLATSTSTTFNDPKAVSAHYLATKVFDFYKDKYKRNSFDNKGQKVVSVVHAWDSEDTNDPKNWQNALSANNGSMLVYGDPIVKAYDVAGHEFTHAVTSSESNLEYYGESGAINEALSDIMGTSIEKYVNNGTFNWTMGEQTGSVFRDMENPASVPSSLGVPYPDDYSEFNDFNGWDQGGVHFNSSIINKVAYLIAKGGTHNGVTVKGIGEDKMFDIFYYANTDELNMTSNFKELKSACIRVATNKYGANTAEVQAVQKAFDAAKIK; encoded by the coding sequence ATGAAAAACACAAAGACATTAACTAAGGTAGCATTAACAACAGGATTAGCTTTAACAGCTGTGGCACCATACGGAATAGGTCATGCAGAGGAAACAGATCAACTACAAGTTCAAATTCAGGAGGAATCGTTCCGTTCGGGTGAACTTACACAACCGTCACAAAAGGCACCAGAAAATGTAGTAAAGGATGCACTTAAGGAGAAAACAGAACAAGCTCTGTCCCAAAAACAAGTCAATGGAGAAACAGGAGTAGATTATAAAGTTCTTCAAAAACGTGATTCGTATGATGGGACTACACTCGTACGTATCCAGCAAACATATGAAGGAAAAGAAGTATATGGCCATCAATTAACCGCACACGTAGATAATAAGGGGGTTATTAAAAGTGTTTCAGGTGATAGCGCGCAAAATTTAAAACAAGAAGAATTGAAAAAAACTATTAATCTATCAAAAGATGAAGCAAAACAATATATTTTTACGAAGTACGGGAACGATATCAAGTTTATTTCTGAGCCAGAAATTAAGGAAGTTATTTTTGTTGATGAAAATAATGGACAAGCTAGCAATGCATACCAAGTTACATTTGAAGCTGCAACACCAAACTATGTTTCTGGAACTTATTTAGTAAATGCGCAAAATGGCAATATGTTAAAAAATATGGTACAAGAATCTAACTTAAAAGCAAGTGAAAAACTAGTTGGGGCCTTAAAGGAAAGTAAAAAAAGCAGTCTTACATCATTAACTGGAACAGGAAAAGATGATTTAGGTATTTCTCGTTCATTTGGTATTTCTAAACAAAGTAATGGCAAATATGCGCTTGCTGATTATACAAGAGGGCAAGGAATTGAAACTTATGATGTGAATTACAAAGATATTACTAAAGAAGAAAGCTATTATCCTGGTACATTAGCAACTAGTACTTCAACAACATTTAACGATCCAAAAGCAGTAAGTGCTCATTACTTAGCAACAAAGGTATTTGATTTTTACAAAGATAAATACAAGCGTAATAGTTTTGATAATAAGGGACAAAAGGTAGTTTCAGTTGTACATGCTTGGGATTCTGAAGATACGAACGATCCGAAAAATTGGCAGAATGCATTAAGTGCTAATAATGGAAGTATGCTTGTATATGGCGATCCTATCGTTAAAGCATATGACGTAGCTGGACATGAATTTACACATGCTGTTACTTCTAGCGAATCTAATCTTGAATATTACGGTGAATCTGGTGCAATCAATGAGGCACTATCTGATATTATGGGAACATCTATTGAGAAATACGTAAATAACGGAACATTTAACTGGACAATGGGTGAACAAACCGGATCTGTTTTCCGTGATATGGAAAACCCAGCTTCTGTGCCATCTTCACTTGGAGTACCTTATCCAGATGATTACAGTGAATTTAACGATTTTAATGGCTGGGATCAAGGCGGCGTTCATTTTAATTCAAGCATTATTAATAAAGTTGCGTATCTCATTGCAAAAGGCGGAACTCATAACGGAGTAACTGTTAAAGGAATTGGTGAAGATAAAATGTTTGATATTTTCTATTATGCAAATACAGATGAGTTAAACATGACTTCTAATTTCAAAGAATTGAAGTCTGCATGTATTCGAGTGGCAACTAATAAATATGGAGCGAATACAGCTGAAGTTCAAGCAGTTCAAAAGGCATTTGATGCAGCAAAAATTAAGTAA
- a CDS encoding bifunctional metallophosphatase/5'-nucleotidase, whose translation MQKMKWKNYVCYFIILMLLVTAVTVKPAISKAEESDVNITLLGTADIHGRFMPWDYALDGANMSGSLTQLYTVIKKVRQENPNTILVDAGDTIQGNSVELFNDKPQSPMMVAMNTMGYDAWAFGNHEFNFGLDTLKKVSEQYKGKTLAGNIYKENGERFLPAYTIVEKGGIKVGIIGMNTPMISDFEKGTDHLDGLVVKNPVEETKKAIKELEGKVDVMVGVMHMGLENENGIPGTGVQDIANACPELSAIFAAHMHKLVKKEVVNGVIITEPDKYGTHISRIDLTFTKQDGKLVLKDKTATAIPVKNADGTTVLSDSALEETLTPFHEYARGDANVVVAQLKGRNLVPENEIKGIPSVQIQETPLSDFFHEVMLHYSKADVVAHQIDNDSARLDIGPIKKKDIAYNYQYALGEITVYKITGKDLKDYMEWAAGYFNSSRAGDVTVSFDKNRRASKYSTNDFFGGVKYEIDLTKPYGSRITNLRSIRTNKPIKMSDVMTLGMNAYRMEALQAKGGALEGRKFEQTWSSKQENAFGETGGTIRNLAITYLKEVKNGVYTPKVMRNWKITGVDTHSSEHKAVVDLVNKGILEIPKTEDGKYTNIASINTKDSITKEEIVALSQKANINPNQFNHTKTKGEFYKKLSRITKKI comes from the coding sequence ATGCAAAAAATGAAATGGAAGAACTATGTATGCTATTTTATTATTCTTATGCTTCTTGTAACAGCAGTAACAGTCAAACCAGCTATTTCTAAGGCTGAGGAATCTGATGTTAACATTACATTGTTAGGTACTGCAGATATTCATGGTAGATTTATGCCTTGGGATTATGCGCTTGATGGAGCAAATATGAGTGGAAGTTTGACGCAGCTTTATACGGTTATAAAGAAGGTACGTCAAGAAAATCCAAATACCATATTAGTAGATGCCGGGGATACAATTCAAGGAAACTCAGTAGAATTATTCAACGATAAGCCACAATCGCCAATGATGGTAGCGATGAATACAATGGGATATGACGCCTGGGCATTTGGAAATCATGAATTCAACTTTGGATTAGATACATTGAAAAAAGTTAGTGAGCAATATAAAGGAAAGACGTTAGCAGGAAATATTTATAAGGAAAATGGAGAGCGTTTTCTTCCTGCATATACGATTGTTGAAAAAGGTGGAATTAAAGTCGGGATTATTGGTATGAATACACCAATGATTAGTGATTTTGAAAAAGGGACAGATCATTTGGATGGTTTAGTAGTGAAAAATCCAGTAGAAGAGACAAAAAAGGCAATTAAAGAATTAGAAGGTAAAGTAGATGTAATGGTAGGGGTTATGCATATGGGACTAGAAAATGAGAATGGAATCCCAGGTACTGGTGTTCAAGATATTGCGAATGCTTGTCCGGAACTAAGCGCTATTTTTGCGGCTCATATGCATAAACTTGTAAAAAAAGAAGTTGTAAATGGCGTAATTATTACAGAACCAGATAAATATGGAACGCATATTTCACGTATTGACCTTACTTTTACAAAGCAAGATGGAAAGCTTGTTTTAAAAGATAAAACAGCTACCGCTATACCTGTAAAAAATGCTGATGGAACAACAGTATTATCTGATTCTGCACTTGAAGAAACATTAACACCTTTTCATGAGTATGCAAGAGGAGATGCAAATGTTGTAGTTGCTCAATTAAAAGGGAGAAACCTTGTTCCTGAAAATGAAATAAAGGGTATTCCAAGTGTGCAGATTCAAGAGACACCTTTATCAGATTTCTTTCATGAAGTTATGCTCCATTACAGTAAAGCGGATGTAGTAGCCCATCAAATTGATAATGATTCTGCCCGTTTGGATATAGGGCCTATAAAGAAGAAAGATATTGCGTATAATTATCAATATGCTTTGGGAGAAATTACAGTTTACAAGATAACTGGAAAAGATTTAAAAGACTATATGGAATGGGCAGCAGGATATTTTAACTCATCTCGTGCCGGAGATGTAACAGTTAGTTTTGATAAAAACCGTCGCGCGTCTAAATACAGTACGAATGATTTCTTTGGAGGCGTAAAATACGAAATTGATTTAACAAAGCCATATGGTAGTAGAATTACAAATTTACGCTCTATTCGTACAAATAAACCGATTAAAATGAGCGATGTTATGACGCTAGGAATGAATGCGTATAGAATGGAGGCTCTACAGGCAAAAGGGGGAGCTTTAGAGGGACGTAAATTTGAACAAACTTGGTCATCTAAACAAGAGAATGCATTCGGAGAAACAGGTGGAACCATTCGTAACCTTGCTATTACGTATTTAAAAGAGGTAAAGAACGGTGTATATACGCCAAAAGTTATGCGTAATTGGAAAATTACTGGTGTAGATACACATTCTTCAGAGCATAAAGCTGTAGTTGATCTTGTAAATAAAGGGATTTTAGAAATTCCAAAAACAGAAGATGGAAAATATACAAATATAGCATCTATAAATACTAAAGATTCAATTACAAAAGAAGAGATTGTAGCACTCTCACAAAAAGCTAATATTAATCCAAATCAGTTTAATCATACAAAGACAAAAGGTGAATTTTATAAAAAACTTAGTAGGATTACTAAAAAAATATAA
- a CDS encoding DinB family protein — MNTFVNDKFDETRKQLFEEITLLSDAQFNRKPDQDKWSIAQVCHHLVLLDERVITVISSGLKKMDSIQNERKEIHAIVLDRSIKFIAPEMIEPSIETFEVQQMIDLLNNARKELMRFLRTIEDESILAKKSVMHPALGELLLDQWIELIYLHEQRHIEQIKEIKLLCEVEK, encoded by the coding sequence ATGAATACATTTGTAAATGACAAGTTTGATGAAACGAGAAAGCAATTATTTGAGGAAATTACTTTGTTAAGTGATGCTCAATTTAATAGAAAACCAGATCAGGATAAATGGAGTATAGCACAAGTTTGTCATCACTTAGTTTTATTAGACGAGAGAGTTATAACAGTTATTTCGTCAGGATTAAAAAAGATGGATAGTATCCAAAATGAGCGTAAAGAAATTCACGCTATTGTATTAGATAGATCGATAAAATTTATAGCTCCAGAAATGATTGAACCAAGTATAGAAACATTTGAAGTACAGCAAATGATTGATTTGTTAAACAACGCTAGAAAAGAATTGATGCGTTTCCTGCGTACAATAGAAGATGAATCTATATTAGCGAAAAAATCAGTGATGCATCCAGCTCTTGGAGAATTACTTCTAGATCAGTGGATAGAACTGATCTATTTGCATGAACAGCGTCATATAGAACAAATTAAAGAGATAAAATTGCTTTGTGAAGTTGAAAAGTAA
- the secY gene encoding preprotein translocase subunit SecY, whose amino-acid sequence MFRTISNFMRVAEIRNKILFTLAMLIVFRIGTFIPVPHTNAEVLKVQDQANVLGMLNVFGGGALQHFSIFAVGITPYITASIIVQLLQMDVIPKFSEWAKQGEMGRKKSAQFTRYFTIILAFIQSIGMSYGFNNIAGGQLITDQSWTTYLFIATVLTAGTAFLLWLGEQITANGVGNGISMIIFAGLVAAIPNVANQIYLQQFQNAGDQLFMHIIKMVLIGLVILAIVVGVIYIQQAVRKIPIQYAKAVSGNNQYQGAKNTHLPLKVNSAGVIPVIFASAFLMTPRTIAQLFPDSGVSKWLVANLDFAHPIGMTLYVGLIVAFTYFYAFIQVNPEQMAENLKKQNGYVPGIRPGKATEQYVTKILYRLTFIGAIFLGAISILPLVFTKIATLPPSAQIGGTSLLIIVGVALETMKTLESQLVKRHYKGFIKKVN is encoded by the coding sequence ATGTTTCGTACGATTTCAAATTTCATGAGAGTAGCTGAGATAAGAAACAAAATTCTTTTTACACTAGCGATGCTAATTGTTTTTCGAATTGGCACATTTATTCCAGTTCCTCATACTAACGCAGAGGTATTAAAGGTACAAGATCAAGCCAACGTTTTAGGTATGCTAAACGTATTTGGTGGAGGAGCATTGCAACACTTCTCGATCTTCGCTGTAGGTATTACACCATATATTACAGCTTCCATCATAGTACAATTACTACAAATGGACGTTATACCTAAATTTTCGGAATGGGCAAAGCAAGGTGAAATGGGCCGTAAGAAGTCAGCTCAATTTACTCGATACTTTACAATCATTCTTGCATTCATACAATCCATTGGGATGTCTTATGGTTTTAATAATATAGCAGGTGGACAATTAATAACAGATCAAAGCTGGACTACATACTTATTTATTGCGACAGTTTTAACTGCAGGTACTGCATTTTTACTTTGGTTAGGTGAACAAATTACCGCTAATGGTGTTGGTAATGGGATTTCAATGATTATCTTCGCAGGACTTGTTGCGGCAATTCCGAATGTTGCTAATCAAATTTACTTGCAACAATTTCAAAATGCAGGCGATCAATTATTCATGCACATAATAAAAATGGTTTTAATTGGACTCGTAATTTTAGCGATTGTTGTTGGTGTCATTTACATTCAACAAGCTGTTCGTAAAATACCGATTCAATACGCAAAAGCTGTATCAGGAAACAATCAATATCAAGGAGCAAAAAACACTCATTTACCGCTTAAAGTAAATAGCGCTGGTGTAATTCCAGTAATCTTTGCTTCAGCCTTTTTAATGACGCCGCGTACAATTGCGCAGCTCTTCCCTGATTCAGGCGTATCCAAATGGTTAGTCGCAAATCTTGATTTTGCACATCCAATTGGAATGACGCTTTATGTCGGTCTTATCGTTGCTTTCACATACTTCTACGCATTTATTCAAGTAAATCCTGAACAAATGGCTGAGAATTTGAAAAAGCAAAACGGTTATGTTCCTGGTATTCGTCCTGGTAAAGCGACAGAACAATATGTAACCAAAATTTTATACCGTTTAACATTTATCGGTGCAATTTTCTTAGGTGCAATTTCAATATTACCACTCGTATTTACGAAAATTGCTACGTTACCACCTTCTGCTCAAATTGGTGGTACAAGCTTACTAATCATCGTCGGTGTAGCACTAGAAACGATGAAGACGTTAGAAAGTCAACTAGTGAAACGTCATTATAAAGGGTTTATTAAAAAAGTTAATTAA
- a CDS encoding DMT family transporter yields the protein MVIFNYILVCIIFGTTFLTIKIGIEAGAPPLFSAGIRFFLAGVILMFIFKLKRKEIMPHVFSKRIMYAGFCLTFMTFASLYWAEQYISSGLAAVLSATGPMMILLLQARRNKKTLQKEQFFALIIALIGVIFVSLPGMHQEVSFIWSIACIVLVVGELFYGIGSIRSKEILSDLRSVSPFLINGIQMFYGGILLLIVSFIIEQPNVTVLTSWSVQWPILYLIFIGSIGGHGLYYWLLAKTNPVFPSTWLYVSPLIAIIVGYIVLGEPLNPMMGIGACLILIGVFLANRSTIRTYFKQGRLLEKEL from the coding sequence ATGGTCATTTTCAATTATATTTTAGTATGTATTATTTTCGGCACAACATTTTTAACGATAAAAATCGGAATTGAAGCAGGAGCGCCTCCATTATTTTCAGCAGGAATTCGTTTCTTTTTAGCAGGAGTAATCTTAATGTTTATATTTAAGTTAAAGCGAAAAGAAATTATGCCGCATGTATTTTCAAAACGTATTATGTATGCTGGTTTTTGTTTAACGTTCATGACATTCGCATCTTTGTACTGGGCTGAACAATATATTTCTTCTGGGTTAGCTGCTGTACTTTCTGCAACAGGTCCTATGATGATTTTATTATTACAAGCAAGAAGAAATAAGAAAACATTGCAAAAGGAGCAATTTTTCGCTTTAATTATTGCGCTAATAGGTGTTATTTTTGTTTCTTTACCAGGAATGCATCAAGAAGTAAGTTTCATATGGAGTATTGCTTGTATTGTTTTAGTAGTAGGGGAGTTATTTTACGGAATAGGTTCTATTCGCTCAAAAGAAATACTTTCGGATTTACGAAGTGTATCACCATTTCTTATTAACGGTATTCAAATGTTTTATGGAGGGATTTTACTACTAATCGTATCATTCATAATAGAGCAGCCGAATGTAACTGTATTAACCTCATGGAGCGTACAGTGGCCTATTTTATATCTCATATTTATCGGATCAATTGGTGGGCACGGATTATATTACTGGCTTTTAGCAAAAACAAATCCTGTATTCCCATCGACGTGGTTATATGTATCACCGTTAATAGCAATTATTGTAGGATATATTGTTTTAGGAGAACCATTAAATCCGATGATGGGTATTGGAGCGTGTCTCATTTTGATTGGAGTATTTTTAGCAAATCGTTCTACAATCCGGACGTATTTCAAACAAGGGCGGTTATTAGAGAAGGAACTGTAG